The proteins below come from a single Periophthalmus magnuspinnatus isolate fPerMag1 chromosome 7, fPerMag1.2.pri, whole genome shotgun sequence genomic window:
- the uts2a gene encoding urotensin 2, alpha: MNHLVSWALLLVNAGSLLAHPITDSAEMPYQGPVSLEDHALGPLDDLSLSPEEAAAAFRLSTLLPVDSSRDDLRAAGLLPRALSREAAVFGPLSHVLGIRKHFRKRAGTADCFWKYCV; this comes from the exons ATGAACCATCTCGTGTCCTGGGCCCTTCTGCTGGTCAACGCCGGGTCACTGCTGGCTCATCCCATCACAGACTCTGCGGAGATGCCGTACCAAGGGCCAG tgtctctggagGACCACGCTCTGGGACCTCTGGAcgatctgtctctgtctccagaAGAGGCGGCGGCGGCGTTCAGACTGTCCACTCTGCTCCCGGTcgacagcagcagagacg acCTGAGAGCAGCAGGACTCCTCCCCAGAGCTCTGAGCCGAGag GCCGCCGTGTTCGGTCCACTGAGCCACGTCCTGGGCATCCGAAAACACTTCAGGAAGAGAGCGGGGACGGCCGACTGCTTCTGGAAATACTGCGTCTGA